TTCATCATCCAGTGTTTAAGACATTAACCCTCCTCAGTTACATAAGAATCTATGTATTTATCCTCAATAAATCCATCTTCCCCAGGCACACAGGCATGAATTTTCTCAAATATTACTATGGGATCTTCGTTGTTTTTACCCGATACTGTAGGAAAAGAACTCATGTCAGCTGAGAACTCCTGTTCAAACATCTCTGAGTCATTTTCTTCCAGACGACGGTGACTGTAGCTGATCAAATAGTGATACCACGTTGGGCATTTTATAGCAGTAAAAATCAGGAGCGTAGTGCTTAGTACAAACCCTAGGACACCCGCTAGGAAGGTCCAACTTTTGCCAGGAGGTGGTAactctttaaaacagaaaaaaaaataaagaagaatcaCGTGCATGAAGAATAACTAGCAAGAACTCTCATATGAATTTTTCCATAGTTAAATTGAGAACTCACATAATACACATGGATAGGGGAATTACTGAGTGTCTTCAGATCTTTAATATAATGTTATTGCTTTGTTGTTAGGGAGTCCGTATCATCCCTCAGACCAAAAATGCATGTGCATCTCATATTTTCTAGCATTATAAATTAACCATGcatatttataaaaaataatagTTTCAAAGTCAGTTGAAGTTCTGGGAACACATAAAAGGTAAAATaatcattttttcaaaatttgaatTCCAAGACTgtactttgggggaaaaaaaaaatcagtaattgaCTTCAGATTCCATTTCCCAGGCTTAAATTTCTGTATGGTGATGATGTCTGCACCctaaaatactacattttttgTTGGCATGTCCTTTCAATTGTATTTCTTTCATAATAAAAATTTCAATGGCCTCTACTTGCCAGTAGTCTTTATTTAGAAGCTTGTTTTCTGCACTGGCGACTGTCCTAAAATAGATTATAGCTgctacagcaaaagaaatgagTGGCAGTGGTGGCTTACAATTTGTGTATGTATCTGGAGAGggatatttcttctgctttagcCAGAAGCAAGAAGTTAAGCATTTCAGTATAGAAGAGTGGAGAAAATCATCAATTTGCatgtaaaaaaaccacaaattgaCTTTACCAACATAAAAGGTAGAATATTACAGAGTTATGATGGAATTAACATCAAACAATGAAGTAAAGTAAGGAGTCTGTCACTGAAATTTTCAAAGACTGTGGGATGGTTACCTCCATGTGCTTTACACTGAACACAGTTGAGGGCAGGAATGAAATTAATAGGCTCACTCCTTCACATTTTAAGGAAGATGGCTACGTTGAAAAAGCAGTTATTTTGGAAGAAgtaattgaatttttttaaagatgcttccCTAGTTCTGTTAGGCAGAGATCTGGACAATTTTCTGAATTTCAGGCCTTTGAAATTTCATCATCAGTTTGTAGTATCATTGGAGAATTTAGGTGTGGCTTATCAGTTTTGAACACTTTCTCAGTAGAACTTCAGATTCACTATAATCTTTGTATGGTCTACCAAAACCTGGAAATACGCTCTTTCCATAGCGCTGGGTCTTAAGAAGAATTACAGTGTACTGGGAATACAGAACACTATGATACCGTGGAATGGCAAATCCAACAGCTTGtaagcaggaaagcaaaacatcAGTGAATTACCTGCATGCGTTCTGTTGTTTCCTGTGATATTGTTTGGAGTCAGAGCTGTTACTAAGGCATTACTTTTAAGTTTAATGGCAGGAGAGGAAGTTAGAGTGTTTTCTAAAGAAGCTTTTTCAGTTTTGCAGTCAGCTGGTTGAATAGCTGCCGTCTTGATGGAGAAGTTTTCCTTGGTGTTTGGGAATGTGCACTTGgtgttgctttcattttctgtgaatgTGAGCAGTGGAAAGGCTATGACATACTGTTAATTAATTGGCACTCCAAAAAATTTTTGTGGAAGACTAATGCATtactgaaaaatacagagaagttgATGCTGGATATTATCCACATCAGGAAAAAACAAGACAAGGCTGTTGAATGTAAACAAGTATGAAGTGCTGCTCTTACGAAAACTTACCCATTGTGACACTGGAGGCAGTTAGCCATATCTGTAAATCCAGGAGGTTACAGGAGCAGTTCCATGGGTTTccagctaaaataattttaaccAGTTTAAAAGATGAGTTTATGTGAAAAGAGTTCAGAAGGTTGTACTGTAGATTTAAAACTGTCAGACTTTTCAGAGAGGTAAATACATCTGAATCTAGTTGAGTAATCATGTTATAGGATAGATTCAACACTGACAGTTGATTTAATCCTGCAAATGCTGCTTTGTGAACTGTGCTAATATGATTGTTGCTGATATCCAGAATTACGAGTTTTGTCAGATTACAGAAGCTGTTATTATACAGTACAGTAATCATGTTTTCGTTCAGATAAAGTTCAGTGAGGTTAAGAAAACTTCGAAGAATCTCTTTGTCACTATcttttaaagtgattttattATTCCTGAGGCTTAATTTAGTAACGTTTTGGAAAAGGCTAGTGGGGATATTAGAGAGGTTCTTTCCACACTCCTCACATGTGACCtgttgaaaaaaaagagaatggcaACCATTAAATACTGTAGGGAAATCCAGTGATGAAAGTGTCTCAGTGGTGTCTCATTATTTGTCTCTATGTGCTTGCTTCTTCAGGGATTTTATGTTTATAAGGtagtttttaaaatacctttagCTTCTAGTGTATCTTTCAAAAATAAGAGCAATTTATGTACATATAAAACTTACCGTTTGAAAAGTAATGTTGCAGTCAGCAGTGACTGGATTCAAAAGCAGTGTTCCAGCCCAGATCACAAGCCAAGACAGTTTCATATTTAGAGCCTAGTAAAAAACAACACTTTTGTATACCAAGACCAGAATACCAGTGTCTTCTGTAGTGGTAGTTTAGCAAATTAATAGATGTAGTTATTTCAATGATAATTTAATAAATTTTGTTCTATGTAAATACTATGAAATAtaaaatcaagaggaaaaacatAGGTTATCAGAATTAGTGCATTCAGCTTTCACTTAATTGAGCCAAACCTAATATCCAGTGAGTGGACTGTACCAGCAAATAGAAAAGGCGTTGATTAGACAAGTTAGTAGACAACAGCTTCATAAATGGATAAAATGAATAGGCAGGCATGTGCTCATTAATGTCCCTTGTAAAGCAATTGTGGGTGCTGGAGGACTATGATAGTAAACTGCAGAAATCATTCAGGCTTGCATGCTGTCCCTAAATAATTTCTCTTGTTGCCACTGACAGAGGCAGAATACTGTGCTAGATGGATTGTTAGTTTATCCAGTCAGATTTCTCTTATTGTTCTTATGTAAGTTATTAAGCATTTTTTATGAAATTTTAATTAGTAGATTGCTCTTCTAATCTTTTTATTATCCATAATATACCATGTATCATATGACATAAACGTGGACCTCTGTATTATGAAGGTGTAGTTGTTGCTCTCATCTTTGGAACTAAGTAAACATCGTTCAGTCTCTTATGCTGAAGTTTTTGTACAGATTTGAACCTTATTTTTTGAGAGtcatgaaagcttttctgacaAACAGACACTGTGACGTCAGTGTCTCTCAGAAGTGTCACTCCTCCACCTCCATTGATGTTATTTACAAGATCTACTCCTTTTGAGCAGGACTGTTGAACCATCTCTGTCAAGATGTTAAATCAGTCCCTGTTTATGCTGGACTTGAAAGGTTATGTAAAAGGTAGATTATCCTTTCATTTTTACACCTTTTCTTAAGCACTTGAAGAGAAAAGATAGCAGACTAAGTGAATCCCAATATCCCCTTCCCAGATTTCTATCTTCCAGATTAAAAAAGACCCAAAAGATAAGGTGTAAGATACTTATTTAAAGTGCCTATTGTATCTTGAACTGTAGAGAGTATTCGCTGATTTTAACAGAGAAGAGGGGGGAAAATTACATACAGAATCTCAGCTGCATGACCAATGCTAAATACAGGCAGCTAGTCAGATTTTAAAAACTCCACCAATCCTTAAAAAGAGTGCCCGGAGGCTTTTGCTGATCAGTATGGAGTAGATGAGGTCACAGAACAAGTTGGTCAGGTGTTGTAGATTGCCTGTATACATTTGTGTGTCTGAGGACTGACCTCATTCACCTCACTGAATCAGCCTGGAAACTTACTAACTTCTTGGAATGAAGAGGAAGATAAATGCCACTTACGCTGCTCTTGTTCCACtgtgtgtttctgctgctgttggaAATGTACGTTAAATATCAAAGGAGTTCATAAACCTTTTTGTGAGACAGTATCAGTGACAGGGAGGAGgggtagtagcagcagcagccactgttGTGTTACGTTCATGTTAGGTATTGTTCTCATCAGTGATCATACTGGTGGCCTGCATACTTCTTGGAGCTAGTTTGCGTATTGCTAGTGAAAGCTTGATGCGGTTTGAGAACTTCCAATGTAGACTGTGTTAAGAGTTGGATCTTGTGGCATACTTGGACCTTAAAGATACCGCTTCCAATATGTTCAGAAGCAGAGCAGACCTTAACCAAGCAATCTAGAAACACAGATGAATAGTATTACTGTAGTTTGCAGATTTCAAGAACAATACTGTCTTTAATAGAATggtaaaaatacaataaaatattattttaaaagttagtCTGTAAATTAACCAATAGCAGTCAGTTGAAAATGAAAGTTAATTTAGAAGTTTTTCAAAACTTCCAGCAAAAAGTTAATATGTCTGAATGAAGGGATTGCCATTGACTTGAGAAATCCTTTTCCTGTCTAAAAAATTACTGTACATATTTCTAAGTCACAGCCAGTAGTTTCTACTGAAAAGTTAGAGATTTTCTAACAAATTCGATTTCCTGCATTTTGTGTGTGAGAACCCATATAATCAGTACAAGAACAGGAAAGCATCTGTAATTTTAATTCCAGTTTAGCTTTTTACTAGCACCAGACTTTAGGAATTCCTGTTTAAAGTAATGTCTTTGGAAAGAAACTGAGCCTGGCAATACACTGGTAATATCTTGACATTTCCTTGtaataaatgttttcttaaaaagtttTCCTCAGTGAACTTTTGGAGGTTTTATCATTTAGTGGTAAAGTGATTGCTATTGTTTTTCATGCATTTgtaaagaaaaaggcagatttgGGGAGGTAATGGAGTTGTAGCATATAACCAGGTATAATATAGTGTAGTATATAATCAAGTAGTctgcttttcagagaaaaaatgggCTGTTCCCACAGGGGAACAGGCTGTCCCCCATTAAGTGTGACTTAATGATTTGGCATGTACAAGGTTCGTAGTAATTCGTGAACTTTTGATGTATCTCAGGATGTATTTGTTTCCAGTCTAGCAACAAAGTTATACTAATAAATCTTTACCTACGTTTTGAAAAAGATGTGCCAAGTGTCTTACCTTTCTGTTGCTTCTTTGAGGCAGCATATATACACGTGTAGATTTTTCAGTGCACGGACAAGAAAGGATCCGATGCAACagcactttgtttttcttcaacctTTGTACCTGATGAATAAGCAGGTggtgtaaaaaaataataaacctaGAAAATCTTTAGCAAAAGATTGACTAGGTTGAGCAACTTCTTATAATCATCTTGGATTTAATTGGACCTGCAGCCAATAGGAGAGTCTAATAGTACTATGCTCAAGTGTCAAGTTCCAGATCGCATAGGAAGCACTGAGTTAAAATGCCACTGGGAGTTTACAAGCAAGTTGGGTTATAATCAATTAAAGAAATGCTGGAGATGGAAAAAGACTGGCATTTTTTGTGTGATCCATCATGAAATGAAGAGAATTTCAAGACATTTGCATACAAAAGTAAAAATCTTCAGTAGTTAGTTAAATCTGTGTTAAATTCTTGTGGTTTGGAAACATCAGcatcagaggagctgcagggTGTGATATATAAAGCTCATTTACACAGAATTACAAGCATTTAAAGGCACCAGTTATATAGGCTAtatttcaggaagaaattctgaaaacaaatgatACTCGGTCTGATTTGAGAGCATGTCTATATGCAAGTTGAAAAAGGGATTATATTGATACACAAACACAATGTCCAAtacattttttcttgcattggTGCTTGTTCTCTAAGCCTTATTCTGTCCATACACAGCATCAAACTACAAAATGCTTCGGTCTCCTCTTATTCTCCTTTCCTCTCAAATATATGCCTGTAGAAACCATTTTACTTCACTATCCCTCTTCGATGTTATTGCCACTTTGAATTTTTGCTTAGTATCTCAGAACATTCTACAACTTTTTCAAGTCTCATCTTTGATTCGGCTTCATCAATAGCCTTCAGATTACTTGTGGTAATGAATTGTCTTCCTGTGACAGCCATTGCGGATGTTTGTATTGTCCCCACACACTTGACATCAGTGGGGCTGGAAAAGTAGGCTTTCTTTCCTCACTCTGCCGTGCGTATTTGCAGTTTCAGGCATAGAAGAGAAAAATCCAGTAGAGCTTGGAGACACCACTGCTCACAACAGTGGCAGCTGCTTCCACATGGTggtttgaaacagaagaaatgtaGCAAGTGGTATTCTCTCCCCCTCTATTTTGTGAGATCCCCAGTGACGTTGAGGAGAAGGAACCCTGTTTGTGCTTAAACACAAGGTCCATATGATCAGTACTAACTCTCTCCAGGTGAATTACATCTAGTGTGGAGATTTATTCTGGAAACCAGCAACATGAACATTTTCTTGAATGCTTTATTgaaatttctctgttttcattctgttgtGTCTTCAGTTGGGCTTGATTTGAGAGAAACTGTCACTGCTGAGACTTTGCATCAGCTTTCATAGGCCCAGATTGTGTGATGAGGAGCCTGCAATAAAGTAACATGAAAGCTCTCTGACAGCTTCCAGTTCTGTGCCTGCCAGggttttaaatcaaattactttCATAGCTTAAGAATGTGCTTCACTTAAAAAATTACTCCTTTCCAGTACCAAGCATAACATAATTATCCATTCATAAACTGGTGTACTTACAGTGAGGCCCTCATTCTTTGGATGGGGTCTGAACAAACCTCTCAAGAGGGTGTTCCATTTAATGTCATGTTGCAACTATCCAGTATTTCTTGGGAAGTCCCAGTGTACTCCAAATTTGTCGCAGAAAGCGGGAGAACGTCACTTTGATTTGTTTCTTCATCATCAGGCTCCAAAGCATCTTTGCAGCATGGGTTGTTAACCTGACAGAGCTTCTATTTAACATCCTCAGATTCCTGGAGACTATAGATCGATCTTGAAGCCAGGTGGAAGACTGGTTACAGTTTTTGATCTCTTTTGAGAATTACTTGGAAGTGGTGTATactatgaggaaagcctgagggagctggaatTGTTTAATCTCTAGAAGAGAGGGCTTAGTGGGTATCTTATAAAAGTAAATACCTGATGGGCAGGAGTAAAGAAGATGAAGCTGGTCTCTTGTCAGTGATGCCCAAGggcaggacaagagacaatggccacaaatgtaagaaaaaaactcTTTTCACTGTAAGAGTGGCCAAACATCAAAACATTGCCCAGAcaggttgtggggtctccatcCTTCAAGATGCTCAAAACCTGCCTGAACACAACACTGACAGCCCACTCAGCTGAGCGTGCTTTGAGTGGTGGGACTGGACTAGTGACCTTCAGAAGTCCATTCCAACATGAGGTCTACTCTGTTTCTATGAAATTTTCATTATTCCCTTACCCTGAGATTGCACTTGTGTAGTTCCACAGTTTTGCATCATCTTATAAGCCTGAGGGCATTCTTGGCTGCAATCATTAATCTGATAGTGTCAGTTACATAATTTAAATTTTCTGGCATCTTGCAACTCGGGAAGAGTtaatgaaaaccagaagaaaaataaaacccgaAGGAGGGTATCCAGCTAATTTTGTCATTCTCAATAGCAGAAGTCATTCTGGAATACAAGCAAACAATTTAAACAATATTTCATGAACTGTAAATGGAAAGAAGGTATACTTTTCAGGCTCTTAggattttttattaatttcctttatCTGTGTTCTCAGATTGATTCTCTAGCTTTCACGAATATCATAGAAATTACTAAACACTACACGAAATAGTAAGAACAACTCTTTATGCCTTCCTTGAATCTGCTAATACATTTGCTTGTAGCTCACTATATCTGCAGTGGTAGAGAAGTTTTTATGGTTGCATCCCATTGACTTCCAAATGAGATTGAAGTCATAAATCAAGAATGTCAGAAGTGGCTAATTTCTTAGTTCTTGCATGGTTAAGAAG
This DNA window, taken from Opisthocomus hoazin isolate bOpiHoa1 chromosome Z, bOpiHoa1.hap1, whole genome shotgun sequence, encodes the following:
- the LRRC19 gene encoding leucine-rich repeat-containing protein 19 codes for the protein MLPQRSNRKALNMKLSWLVIWAGTLLLNPVTADCNITFQTVTCEECGKNLSNIPTSLFQNVTKLSLRNNKITLKDSDKEILRSFLNLTELYLNENMITVLYNNSFCNLTKLVILDISNNHISTVHKAAFAGLNQLSVLNLSYNMITQLDSDVFTSLKSLTVLNLQYNLLNSFHINSSFKLVKIILAGNPWNCSCNLLDLQIWLTASSVTMENESNTKCTFPNTKENFSIKTAAIQPADCKTEKASLENTLTSSPAIKLKSNALVTALTPNNITGNNRTHAELPPPGKSWTFLAGVLGFVLSTTLLIFTAIKCPTWYHYLISYSHRRLEENDSEMFEQEFSADMSSFPTVSGKNNEDPIVIFEKIHACVPGEDGFIEDKYIDSYVTEEG